From a single Streptomyces liliifuscus genomic region:
- a CDS encoding NlpC/P60 family protein: MAALVTVVSLGLPAVSAAPAAAAPGCAPLQSGASAAAEAAVEVACRYVGKQYAWGGGHAQGMPGPSQGQIDRTDPASYADPELWSFDCIGLVRWAWYKATGRDLITERTTQATFAAPGYAHTKFLKSQGSGVLLPGDIMYFGPTGFGPTHVAIYLGNGRMVEAPQSGAQIQVNNISARWERYQGAFRPHADVTPMVWSWDGRGSYHKTWGQPNLRQDSNTSSRINFTNGNGISVQARVLCQRVGERATVDGMVNNVWSFLPDYHSWISNLFVQGPALLKDVPSCGDYPEIGGTLAGAENNTSCGDGTEPNSTGAWTAKSTTVFGRTVELRYNGTTQCAWGRIIGGAPGDEIWVDRSADGGATWSPMLGFTTITSGNDAYTTQWNDAGLVMRACGTNGPGGAIACTGWF; the protein is encoded by the coding sequence GTGGCCGCGCTCGTGACAGTGGTGAGTCTCGGCCTGCCGGCCGTGTCGGCGGCTCCGGCGGCTGCCGCCCCGGGGTGCGCGCCGCTCCAGTCCGGTGCGAGCGCGGCGGCGGAGGCGGCCGTCGAGGTCGCGTGCCGGTACGTCGGCAAGCAATATGCCTGGGGTGGCGGTCATGCACAGGGCATGCCCGGTCCGAGTCAGGGCCAGATCGACCGGACGGACCCGGCGTCGTACGCGGACCCGGAGCTGTGGAGCTTCGACTGCATCGGTCTGGTGCGCTGGGCCTGGTACAAGGCGACCGGCCGGGACCTCATCACCGAGCGCACGACACAGGCGACCTTCGCGGCGCCCGGGTACGCGCACACCAAGTTCCTGAAGTCGCAGGGGTCGGGCGTCCTGCTGCCCGGCGACATCATGTACTTCGGCCCCACGGGATTCGGCCCGACGCACGTCGCGATCTATCTCGGCAACGGCAGGATGGTCGAGGCACCGCAGTCGGGCGCGCAGATCCAGGTCAACAACATCAGCGCCCGCTGGGAGCGCTACCAGGGCGCGTTCCGCCCGCACGCCGACGTCACGCCGATGGTCTGGTCCTGGGACGGCCGCGGCTCGTACCACAAGACCTGGGGCCAGCCCAATCTGCGGCAGGACTCCAACACGAGCAGCCGCATCAACTTCACCAACGGCAACGGCATCTCCGTACAGGCGCGGGTGCTGTGCCAGCGGGTGGGCGAGCGGGCCACGGTCGACGGCATGGTGAACAACGTCTGGTCGTTCCTGCCGGACTACCACAGCTGGATCAGCAACCTGTTCGTACAAGGTCCTGCCCTGCTCAAGGATGTGCCGTCCTGCGGTGACTACCCGGAGATCGGCGGCACGTTGGCAGGCGCGGAGAACAACACGTCCTGCGGCGACGGTACGGAGCCCAACTCCACGGGCGCCTGGACGGCCAAGTCGACCACCGTCTTCGGCCGCACCGTGGAGCTGCGCTACAACGGCACCACCCAGTGCGCCTGGGGCCGCATCATCGGCGGCGCGCCCGGCGACGAGATCTGGGTCGACCGCAGCGCCGACGGGGGCGCGACCTGGTCCCCGATGCTCGGCTTCACCACCATCACCTCGGGCAACGACGCGTACACCACCCAGTGGAACGACGCCGGCCTCGTCATGCGAGCCTGCGGCACCAACGGCCCGGGCGGCGCGATCGCGTGCACCGGCTGGTTCTGA
- a CDS encoding alpha-glucoside ABC transporter substrate-binding protein encodes MNRPVNRPVNRRGSRPLNRAAGRVLRALLAVCLLTLVPGCTSDTPDPLVVLGPWTGEEGKAFEAALNRLDDGTGRTYTYEGTRSLRETLVSQLEADAPPDVAILNSIGELTEYARRDELKPLVEETAERAYPPWAPTLLVDGRRRTYWVPLKVDLKSLVWSKEGTSSDDPAWCVGLASQATSGWPGTDWIEDILLHQAGPAVYEEWATSRLSWLDPAVRQAWTTWAELLGDRSPESIERSLTTSYEGVPGPGGPRGLLDSPGFDCTYEHQSAFIRYLYASEDVRVEPSARFLGGRAEYRDTYEVAGDMAAVFSDDPAAQELVERLSSPAGRKRWQSEADPGVRPLFPNTAGLPPAVPANPIEQEIDDLLNSRARTLCFDASDVMPPELRDAFHRAVLEFFRDPSKRHLDSLLRQLETVRVQVDEESADGRSFRPPEVICASSGG; translated from the coding sequence GTGAACCGGCCCGTGAACCGGCCCGTGAACCGACGCGGGAGCCGACCCCTGAACCGTGCCGCCGGCCGTGTCCTGCGCGCCCTCCTCGCGGTCTGTCTGCTCACGCTCGTCCCCGGCTGTACGTCGGACACCCCCGACCCGCTCGTCGTGCTGGGCCCGTGGACCGGCGAGGAGGGCAAGGCCTTCGAGGCGGCGCTGAACCGGCTCGACGACGGGACCGGCAGGACGTACACGTACGAAGGCACCCGCTCGCTGCGCGAGACGCTCGTCTCGCAGCTGGAGGCGGACGCGCCGCCGGACGTGGCGATCCTCAACAGCATCGGCGAACTCACCGAGTACGCGCGCCGCGACGAGCTGAAGCCCCTGGTCGAGGAGACCGCCGAGCGCGCGTACCCGCCGTGGGCGCCGACGCTCCTGGTGGACGGCAGGCGCCGTACGTACTGGGTGCCGCTGAAGGTCGACCTGAAGAGCCTGGTGTGGAGCAAGGAGGGCACGTCCAGCGACGATCCGGCATGGTGCGTGGGGCTCGCATCGCAGGCCACCTCGGGCTGGCCGGGCACCGACTGGATCGAGGACATCCTGCTCCACCAGGCGGGCCCGGCCGTCTACGAGGAGTGGGCCACCAGCAGGCTCAGCTGGCTCGATCCGGCGGTCCGGCAGGCCTGGACGACCTGGGCGGAGCTGCTCGGCGACCGCTCGCCGGAGTCGATCGAGCGGTCCCTGACCACGTCGTACGAGGGAGTTCCCGGGCCCGGCGGGCCCCGGGGCCTGCTGGACTCCCCCGGCTTCGACTGCACGTACGAGCATCAGAGTGCCTTCATCCGGTACCTGTACGCGAGCGAGGACGTCCGTGTGGAGCCGTCGGCGCGGTTCCTGGGCGGGCGGGCCGAGTACCGCGACACGTACGAGGTCGCGGGCGACATGGCTGCCGTGTTCAGCGACGACCCGGCGGCCCAGGAGCTGGTGGAGCGGCTGTCGAGCCCGGCCGGGCGCAAACGCTGGCAGTCGGAGGCGGACCCCGGCGTGCGCCCGTTGTTCCCGAACACGGCGGGTCTGCCGCCCGCCGTGCCCGCGAACCCCATCGAGCAGGAGATCGACGACCTGCTCAACTCACGCGCCCGTACGCTCTGTTTCGACGCGTCGGACGTGATGCCGCCCGAGCTCCGCGATGCCTTCCACCGTGCGGTCCTGGAGTTCTTCCGGGATCCCTCGAAGCGGCATCTCGACTCGCTGCTGCGGCAGTTGGAGACCGTACGCGTCCAGGTGGACGAGGAGTCCGCCGACGGCCGCTCGTTCCGGCCGCCGGAAGTCATCTGTGCGAGCTCCGGCGGGTGA
- a CDS encoding LLM class F420-dependent oxidoreductase — MDISVVAAAREDDSPLDEPLRVAALADRLGYREVWAGEGPTWDAFVLATAVGLATVRVTLTAGPVPVSVRDPLTIARGAASVAAVIGRPVGVALGTSSKRVVEGVHGRPRTRPAAALAQSAEAVRGLMHGEPGEEIVPGSTFRRRQQPPGGPLTVAAFGDRAIAVAAAHADRMLLDVVSPEQVRTLRAKLTAAAELVGRTPPRLAAWLPAAVDPEPESLRQILRSVVGYLTVPGYSDVFTAAGFGEAVDLARSDATPDTLLAALPPEAANALALVGDAPTVRARIDAYATAGLDEIAVVPATAGDPAGERTLTALADLVSG, encoded by the coding sequence ATGGACATCAGTGTGGTTGCCGCGGCACGGGAGGACGACAGCCCGCTCGACGAGCCGTTGCGGGTGGCCGCGCTCGCCGACCGGCTCGGATACCGCGAGGTATGGGCCGGTGAGGGGCCCACCTGGGACGCGTTCGTACTCGCCACGGCCGTCGGGCTCGCCACCGTGCGCGTCACGCTGACCGCCGGACCCGTCCCCGTCTCCGTACGGGACCCGCTGACGATCGCCAGAGGCGCGGCGTCCGTGGCCGCGGTGATCGGCCGCCCGGTCGGGGTGGCGCTCGGGACGTCCAGCAAGCGGGTGGTCGAAGGCGTCCACGGCAGACCGCGCACCCGGCCCGCCGCCGCACTGGCACAGTCCGCCGAGGCGGTACGCGGTCTCATGCACGGCGAACCCGGCGAGGAGATCGTGCCCGGAAGCACCTTCCGCCGACGTCAGCAGCCGCCCGGAGGCCCGCTCACCGTGGCGGCGTTCGGAGACCGCGCGATCGCCGTCGCCGCCGCGCACGCCGACCGCATGCTGCTCGACGTCGTCTCCCCGGAGCAAGTCCGCACCCTGCGAGCCAAGTTGACCGCGGCCGCCGAGCTTGTCGGCCGGACCCCGCCGCGACTGGCCGCCTGGCTGCCCGCGGCCGTCGACCCCGAACCCGAGTCCCTCCGGCAGATCCTGCGCAGCGTCGTCGGCTATCTGACCGTCCCGGGATACAGCGACGTGTTCACCGCGGCCGGCTTCGGCGAGGCGGTCGACCTCGCCCGCTCCGACGCGACCCCGGACACTCTCCTCGCGGCTCTCCCACCCGAGGCCGCGAACGCGCTCGCCCTGGTGGGAGACGCCCCGACCGTCCGCGCCCGCATCGACGCGTACGCCACCGCCGGCCTGGACGAGATCGCCGTGGTCCCCGCCACTGCGGGCGACCCGGCGGGGGAGCGGACACTGACAGCACTGGCGGACCTGGTGTCCGGGTGA
- a CDS encoding 2-phosphosulfolactate phosphatase has translation MDTRFLGIPDLVETPSVAVVVDVMRAFTVAAWAFGQGAEKIVLAESLDEALTLKARHLDWVTLKDGPPAPGFDAVNSPGLLRSIDLGGRTVVQKTTAGTVGALAVKKAQLVLCAGFVVAEATAQLLRARGSDSVTFVVTGEDGQADEDLACAQYIARRTTEPGADAAEFLRRGAESRAAAELAQGVRQGVHPDDVALCLELDRFPFAMVATLEDSLMVLRRQAVPAVG, from the coding sequence ATGGACACTCGTTTTCTTGGCATCCCCGATCTGGTCGAAACCCCGTCCGTGGCGGTCGTGGTCGACGTCATGCGTGCTTTCACCGTGGCCGCCTGGGCCTTTGGCCAGGGCGCGGAAAAGATCGTTCTTGCCGAGTCACTGGACGAAGCCCTGACGCTCAAGGCCCGCCACCTGGACTGGGTGACGCTCAAGGACGGTCCGCCCGCGCCCGGGTTCGACGCCGTCAACTCCCCGGGCCTGCTGCGGTCGATCGACCTCGGCGGACGGACCGTTGTGCAGAAGACCACGGCAGGGACGGTCGGCGCCCTCGCGGTCAAGAAGGCGCAACTGGTGCTGTGCGCCGGCTTCGTGGTGGCGGAGGCAACGGCTCAGCTCCTGCGTGCGCGCGGGAGTGACAGCGTCACGTTCGTGGTCACCGGCGAGGACGGACAGGCCGATGAAGACCTGGCGTGTGCCCAGTACATCGCCCGGAGGACCACCGAGCCCGGGGCGGATGCTGCCGAGTTCCTCCGCCGAGGTGCCGAATCACGCGCCGCCGCCGAACTGGCGCAGGGGGTGCGACAAGGAGTCCATCCCGATGACGTCGCGCTCTGTCTTGAGCTCGACCGGTTCCCCTTCGCCATGGTGGCGACCTTGGAAGACTCACTCATGGTCCTGCGTCGGCAGGCGGTCCCGGCCGTGGGGTAG
- a CDS encoding metallophosphoesterase family protein, giving the protein MSHSSRDTAEGAGWGTAERGDYKQLMPHRVEKLSWLNPKTLWPARNGVLASWFGDPTGRTRNRWVELRTVARAPADKVVRRDDPDHFSFMVIGDTGEGDDPQYAVVPGFLKVSQDTRFAVLASDVVYPVGTADDYGTKFYRPYKDYQAPIYAIPGNHDWYEDLQGFMRVFCEAPPLPPEDTPRPLTPAWLRSRLWHKPRAIDEQRLAEARQLRSAPAQRAVQPGPYWAVDAGPVRIIGIDTGLLGTVDAEQGRWLREVSKGDTPKILITGTPLYVDAEHHPCPIDGGGTVADIVRDPDHHYVAAIGGDIHNYQRYPVTVDGRTIQYVVAGGGGAFMHATHTIPRVSVAGVSEDDFRCYPLRGDSLAFYSRLYGRRLRMRRFFTLTEGEATAVIAKRLGIRPTRAQASPARVTLRTRLVASLLGAGGRPDRTSRFRLPVRKAYTQLLSPGSATYSPPFFKCFLRLDVTPDSVRLRCFSATGNRQQELDPPVEDEVTIPL; this is encoded by the coding sequence ATGTCACACTCTTCACGCGACACCGCCGAGGGCGCCGGCTGGGGCACCGCGGAACGCGGCGACTACAAGCAGTTGATGCCGCACCGGGTCGAGAAGCTCTCCTGGCTCAACCCGAAGACGCTCTGGCCCGCCCGCAACGGCGTGCTGGCCTCCTGGTTCGGCGACCCCACCGGCCGGACCCGCAACCGGTGGGTGGAACTGCGGACAGTCGCTCGGGCACCCGCCGACAAAGTGGTCCGGCGCGACGATCCGGACCACTTCTCGTTCATGGTCATCGGGGACACGGGCGAGGGTGACGACCCGCAATACGCCGTCGTCCCCGGCTTTCTGAAGGTCAGTCAGGACACGCGGTTCGCGGTTCTCGCCAGTGACGTGGTCTATCCGGTCGGCACCGCCGACGACTACGGCACGAAGTTCTACCGCCCGTACAAGGACTACCAGGCACCCATCTACGCGATACCCGGCAACCACGACTGGTACGAGGATCTCCAGGGCTTCATGCGGGTCTTCTGCGAGGCCCCGCCTCTCCCGCCGGAAGACACGCCCCGCCCGCTGACACCCGCCTGGCTGCGGTCGCGGCTGTGGCACAAGCCGCGTGCCATCGACGAGCAACGCCTGGCCGAGGCACGACAGTTGCGCTCGGCGCCCGCCCAACGGGCTGTCCAACCCGGCCCGTACTGGGCCGTCGACGCCGGGCCGGTGCGCATCATAGGCATCGACACCGGTCTGCTGGGGACCGTCGACGCCGAGCAGGGCCGCTGGCTCCGGGAGGTGTCGAAGGGTGACACCCCGAAGATCCTCATCACCGGCACGCCCCTGTACGTGGACGCCGAGCACCACCCCTGCCCCATCGACGGCGGCGGAACCGTCGCCGACATCGTGCGCGACCCGGACCATCACTACGTGGCCGCGATAGGCGGTGACATCCACAACTACCAGCGATATCCGGTGACGGTGGACGGCCGCACGATCCAGTACGTGGTCGCCGGTGGCGGCGGAGCCTTCATGCACGCCACGCACACCATTCCGCGCGTCTCGGTCGCCGGTGTCTCCGAGGACGACTTCCGCTGCTATCCGCTGCGCGGCGACTCGCTCGCCTTCTACAGCAGGCTCTACGGACGCCGGCTGCGCATGCGGCGCTTCTTCACTCTCACCGAGGGCGAGGCCACCGCCGTCATCGCGAAACGGCTGGGCATCCGCCCGACCCGCGCTCAGGCCTCGCCCGCTCGCGTCACCCTGCGTACCCGCCTGGTCGCGAGCCTGCTGGGCGCCGGCGGCCGTCCGGACCGCACCTCCCGCTTCCGCCTCCCCGTGCGCAAGGCGTACACGCAACTGCTGTCCCCGGGCTCGGCGACGTACAGCCCGCCCTTCTTCAAGTGTTTCCTGCGCCTGGACGTCACTCCGGACTCGGTCCGGTTGCGCTGCTTCTCGGCGACGGGCAATCGGCAGCAGGAACTGGACCCGCCGGTCGAGGACGAGGTGACCATCCCCCTGTAG
- a CDS encoding serine/threonine protein kinase, with the protein MDGAAGRGATGELPESSEPFFIAPQQPVILRAARVELPEESPDPVLLPSITLLERAASRGSDPEGLPLPAPHMLAGQYRMIRPLGYGGMGEVYLALDTKVDNREVAIKVLRGEQAAAAAEALAQERRALVDLSHDDIIRVFNYGHHPEIGDFLVLQYVDGLTLEEVRARAQVNPGEFGDGRFHEFVLAYGIRLLAALGYLHGDWPGKVYGDLKPDNVMHDGTTTKIIDVGSVRMAGLPGHTTEGYRAPTVGRSGESTGQDDLFSLGETLRRLSGLGGSPDDLAELGHLDVIGGLGAPGGEPETARTRPMTAPPPVGLGLVSLARVLHRATRSERAERFATAREMEEQLRGVFRELRSLRTGLETFEPSPLFLQSSYALDAALGSAPPLARWATPNAPAPYAPPSPSEAAQRLPVPRPDRHDYHHAQLSRLADAAPEALLQHTGDWRDSPEVHLLRCRLRLRGAGGGTAAAESELRSAETLIGAERAHHDWRLDWHRGLLALGRDQVAAARRHFDEVFAAIPGEYAPKLALGYCAERLGRWQEALTFYEAVRLRNPSLGSAAFGAVRARLALGGERAWDDAVRALDVVPQHSRHRTAARTAAVRVGVEHVRIAERPDEVTERLREVLERLARLFHAHGLTDEQARVRMTAEVWEAVQGALARGAVDAAGLAALAAGADERLGLPSDGPGLRKALSRLYLTLAHQAARSASPEDAAVAETLLDRAYEVRPLAFRHHRDSPWLGKRVTTWLRTIARTPTSPPPPAPPSASVPGKNTRTARE; encoded by the coding sequence ATGGACGGGGCTGCGGGCAGAGGTGCGACCGGTGAACTGCCGGAATCCAGCGAGCCGTTCTTCATCGCGCCACAGCAACCGGTGATCCTGCGGGCCGCGCGCGTCGAGTTGCCCGAGGAGAGTCCCGACCCCGTCCTGCTGCCCTCGATCACCCTGCTGGAGCGCGCCGCTTCCCGCGGGAGCGACCCGGAGGGACTGCCATTGCCGGCGCCGCACATGCTGGCGGGGCAGTACCGGATGATCCGCCCGCTCGGCTACGGCGGTATGGGCGAGGTGTACCTCGCGCTCGACACCAAGGTCGACAACCGCGAGGTGGCGATCAAGGTGCTGCGCGGCGAGCAGGCGGCAGCCGCGGCGGAGGCCCTGGCCCAGGAACGGCGAGCGCTGGTCGACCTCAGCCACGACGACATCATCCGCGTCTTCAACTACGGGCACCATCCCGAGATCGGGGACTTCCTCGTCCTCCAGTACGTGGACGGGCTCACCCTGGAGGAGGTGCGGGCGCGAGCGCAGGTGAACCCGGGGGAATTCGGCGACGGCCGCTTCCACGAGTTCGTACTCGCCTACGGGATACGGCTCCTGGCCGCGCTCGGGTATCTGCACGGCGACTGGCCCGGCAAGGTCTACGGCGACCTCAAACCGGACAACGTCATGCACGACGGCACCACCACGAAGATCATCGACGTGGGAAGCGTCCGCATGGCCGGTCTGCCCGGCCACACCACGGAGGGATACCGCGCCCCGACCGTCGGCCGCAGCGGTGAATCCACCGGCCAGGACGACCTTTTCAGCCTGGGCGAGACGCTGCGGCGGCTGAGCGGCCTCGGCGGATCGCCGGACGACCTGGCGGAACTCGGCCACCTGGACGTGATCGGCGGGCTCGGCGCACCGGGCGGCGAACCCGAGACCGCGCGGACGCGTCCGATGACGGCTCCCCCTCCGGTGGGGCTCGGCCTGGTGTCGCTCGCCCGGGTGCTGCACCGCGCGACCCGGAGCGAGCGGGCCGAGCGGTTCGCCACCGCACGGGAGATGGAGGAGCAACTGCGGGGAGTCTTCCGGGAGTTACGGTCGCTGCGGACCGGCCTCGAGACCTTCGAACCGTCGCCGCTCTTCCTCCAGTCGTCGTACGCGCTGGACGCGGCGCTGGGTTCCGCGCCGCCCCTCGCCCGGTGGGCCACTCCGAACGCTCCCGCCCCGTACGCGCCACCGTCGCCCTCCGAGGCCGCGCAGCGGCTGCCCGTACCGCGGCCCGACCGGCACGACTACCACCACGCGCAGTTGAGCAGGCTGGCCGACGCCGCGCCGGAGGCGTTGCTGCAGCACACCGGGGACTGGCGCGACTCGCCGGAGGTGCATCTGCTGCGCTGCCGGCTGCGGTTGCGCGGTGCCGGGGGCGGGACGGCGGCCGCGGAGAGCGAACTGCGGTCCGCCGAGACGCTGATAGGGGCCGAGCGCGCTCATCACGACTGGCGGCTCGACTGGCACCGCGGGCTGCTCGCGCTCGGCCGGGACCAAGTGGCCGCGGCCAGGCGGCACTTCGACGAGGTGTTCGCGGCGATCCCCGGCGAGTACGCGCCGAAACTCGCGCTCGGCTACTGCGCCGAGCGGCTCGGCCGGTGGCAGGAGGCGCTGACGTTCTACGAGGCCGTGCGACTGCGCAACCCGTCGCTGGGCAGTGCGGCGTTCGGCGCGGTACGGGCGCGCCTGGCGCTGGGTGGTGAGCGGGCGTGGGACGACGCCGTGCGGGCCCTGGACGTGGTGCCGCAGCATTCCCGGCACCGAACCGCCGCGCGTACGGCCGCCGTTCGTGTCGGTGTCGAGCATGTGCGGATCGCCGAGCGCCCGGACGAGGTGACCGAGCGGCTCCGCGAGGTGCTGGAGCGGCTGGCCCGGCTCTTCCACGCGCACGGGCTGACGGACGAGCAGGCCCGGGTCCGTATGACGGCGGAGGTGTGGGAGGCCGTGCAGGGCGCGCTCGCCCGGGGTGCCGTCGACGCGGCGGGGCTGGCCGCGCTGGCGGCGGGCGCCGACGAACGGCTCGGCCTCCCGTCCGACGGGCCCGGTCTGCGCAAGGCCCTCTCCCGCCTTTATCTCACCCTCGCCCACCAGGCCGCCCGTTCCGCCTCGCCCGAGGACGCGGCCGTCGCCGAAACGCTGCTGGACCGTGCCTACGAGGTCCGCCCGCTCGCCTTCCGACACCACAGGGACAGCCCATGGCTCGGAAAGAGAGTCACGACCTGGCTCCGGACGATCGCGCGTACGCCGACATCGCCACCCCCACCGGCACCACCCTCGGCCTCGGTACCGGGGAAGAACACCCGGACGGCCCGCGAGTGA
- a CDS encoding cupin domain-containing protein yields MIEVKAVEKPDERRDFPRGHLEAVHLTGLDFAVATFEPGWRWSESVAPIAGTESCQVHHNGYVVEGRMRIRMDDGGEAEVGPGDVFVCPPGHDAWVVGDVPAVVYDFAGGMATEYAKAKEG; encoded by the coding sequence ATGATCGAGGTCAAGGCGGTCGAAAAGCCGGACGAGCGGCGCGATTTCCCCCGTGGCCACCTCGAAGCGGTCCACCTCACCGGGCTCGACTTCGCCGTGGCGACGTTCGAACCGGGCTGGCGCTGGTCCGAGTCCGTGGCTCCGATCGCGGGCACCGAGAGCTGCCAGGTCCATCACAACGGTTATGTCGTCGAGGGCCGTATGCGGATCCGTATGGACGACGGCGGGGAGGCCGAGGTCGGCCCCGGCGACGTCTTCGTCTGCCCACCCGGTCACGACGCCTGGGTCGTGGGGGACGTACCCGCGGTGGTGTACGACTTCGCCGGAGGCATGGCAACGGAGTACGCGAAGGCCAAGGAGGGCTGA
- the kstD gene encoding 3-oxosteroid 1-dehydrogenase, producing MSTNADPARRTEAPSRPGPSQPGPLQPGPSRRLVLGAATAGGLALAAGLPSAADAAELPLLGTYDVVVIGSGAAGMTAALTAAKQGLSCVVVEKAATFGGSAARSGAGIWIPNNPVILAAGVPDTPAKAAAYLAAVVGPDVSAERRQAFLEQGPAMISFVLANSPLRFRWMEGYSDYYPELPGGLPGGRSIEPAQLDGNILGAELARLNPPYLTVPSGMVVFSADYKWLALSAVSLRGAAVATECLARGTRAALLGQKPLTMGQSLAAGLRAGLLAAQVPVWLNTPLTDLYTENGVTAGAVVTKNGTPGLIRARRGVIVGSGGFEHNAAMRAQYQQQPIGTEWTVGAKENTGDGIQAGRRAGAALDLMDDAWWGPAIPLPDEPYFCLAERTLPGGLLVNAAGARFVNEAAPYSDVVHTMYERNETDPDIPAWLIVDQNYRNRYLFRDIAPTFTFPDSWYESGAAHKAWTLDALAARIGVPAAALRATVNRFNGLARNGTDTDFHRGDSAYDHYYTDPAILPNSCLAPLWLAPYYAFKIVPGDLGTKGGLRTDARARVLRPDGSVIPRLYAAGNASAAVMGHSYAGAGSTIGPAMTFGYIAARDIAAGATA from the coding sequence ATGTCGACAAACGCGGATCCTGCGAGACGTACCGAAGCCCCCTCACGGCCCGGCCCTTCACAGCCCGGACCCTTACAGCCCGGCCCGTCGCGGCGCCTGGTGCTCGGCGCGGCGACCGCGGGCGGCCTTGCCCTCGCGGCCGGCCTCCCGAGCGCCGCCGACGCGGCCGAACTGCCCCTGCTCGGCACGTACGACGTCGTCGTGATCGGGTCCGGAGCCGCCGGGATGACCGCCGCGCTGACGGCCGCGAAACAAGGACTGAGCTGCGTCGTCGTGGAGAAGGCGGCCACCTTCGGCGGTTCGGCCGCGCGCTCCGGCGCGGGAATCTGGATCCCGAACAATCCGGTGATCCTCGCCGCCGGTGTTCCCGACACCCCGGCGAAGGCGGCCGCCTATCTGGCCGCGGTGGTCGGTCCGGACGTCTCCGCGGAACGGCGGCAGGCCTTCCTCGAGCAGGGCCCCGCGATGATCTCCTTCGTACTGGCCAACAGCCCGCTGCGGTTCCGCTGGATGGAGGGGTACAGCGACTACTACCCGGAGCTGCCCGGCGGACTGCCCGGCGGCCGTTCCATCGAACCCGCCCAGCTCGACGGGAACATCCTCGGCGCCGAACTCGCCCGGCTGAACCCGCCGTATCTGACGGTCCCCAGCGGCATGGTCGTGTTCAGCGCCGACTACAAGTGGCTCGCGCTCTCCGCGGTCAGCCTGAGGGGCGCCGCCGTCGCCACCGAATGCCTGGCCCGCGGCACCAGGGCGGCCCTTCTCGGCCAGAAGCCCCTCACCATGGGCCAGTCACTGGCGGCCGGTCTGCGCGCGGGACTGCTCGCGGCCCAGGTGCCGGTCTGGCTGAACACCCCGCTCACCGACCTGTACACGGAGAACGGAGTCACCGCGGGAGCGGTCGTCACCAAGAACGGCACCCCGGGCCTGATCAGGGCCCGGCGCGGAGTGATCGTCGGCTCCGGCGGCTTCGAGCACAACGCGGCCATGCGCGCCCAGTACCAGCAACAGCCCATCGGCACCGAGTGGACCGTGGGGGCCAAGGAGAACACCGGCGACGGAATCCAGGCGGGCCGCCGGGCCGGTGCCGCGCTCGACCTGATGGACGACGCCTGGTGGGGCCCGGCTATCCCGCTGCCCGACGAGCCCTACTTCTGCCTGGCCGAACGCACCCTTCCCGGCGGGCTCCTCGTCAACGCCGCCGGAGCCCGGTTCGTCAACGAGGCGGCCCCCTACAGCGATGTCGTGCACACCATGTACGAACGCAACGAGACCGACCCCGACATCCCGGCCTGGCTGATCGTCGACCAGAACTACCGCAACCGCTACCTCTTCAGGGACATCGCACCGACGTTCACGTTCCCCGACTCCTGGTACGAGTCCGGCGCCGCCCACAAGGCCTGGACCCTCGACGCCCTCGCCGCGCGGATCGGCGTGCCCGCGGCCGCCCTGCGGGCCACGGTCAACCGCTTCAACGGCCTGGCCCGCAACGGCACGGACACCGACTTCCACCGCGGCGACAGCGCCTACGACCACTACTACACCGACCCCGCGATCCTCCCGAACTCCTGCCTGGCACCGCTGTGGCTGGCCCCCTACTACGCCTTCAAGATCGTCCCAGGCGACCTGGGCACCAAGGGCGGTCTGCGCACGGACGCCCGGGCACGCGTACTGCGCCCGGACGGATCCGTCATCCCCCGCCTGTACGCCGCCGGAAACGCCAGCGCGGCGGTCATGGGCCACAGCTATGCCGGCGCGGGCTCGACGATCGGACCGGCGATGACCTTCGGCTACATCGCGGCACGGGACATCGCGGCAGGTGCCACGGCCTGA